One part of the Astatotilapia calliptera chromosome 9, fAstCal1.2, whole genome shotgun sequence genome encodes these proteins:
- the LOC113028805 gene encoding sialoadhesin-like yields the protein MSFVTVQSVNIMTDIMLLSLLLIPSTLAACPQDSHLFITAPTEMEALSGSCLQIPCNFSEIGTEKVDSTRPVFGVWIKNHSDIFAHPNNEIFNSSGTVNIYPMNITGNLKEEHCTTLFSNLTTNYTNTYYFRIMNWPYRATAVCDPLKITIKDSPWRPNITIQGDLKEKESVTITCSALTPCPHSPPQLTWNLQQDSHNKIEKNTDGSFTTKIQQNITLSDTHDGKKISCSARYPVNQGNDTKTAETEETLSVSYAPKDTSASISPSGLVSAGSWVNLTCFSRAKPPVSNFTWFKKSRDGAVKASEGEIYSFNVTDGGVYYCVATNDLGNQTSAVIRVTVAGLISSGVTLWPLIGGIIWIVDLLLL from the exons aTGAGTTTTGTGACAGTCCAGTCTGTGAACATCATGACAGACATCATGTTACTGAGTCTCCTCCTTATTCCAA GCACTTTGGCTGCTTGTCCTCAAGATTCACACCTGTTCATCACTGCACCAACAGAGATGGAAGCTCTGAGTGGATCTTGTTTACAAATCCCATGTAACTTTAGTGAAATTGGAACAGAAAAGGTTGACAGCACAAGACCTGTGTTTGGAGTGTGGATTAAAAATCATTCTGATATTTTTGCACATCCAAACAATGAGATCTTCAACAGCAGTGGGACAGTTAACATCTATCCAATGAACATTACAGGAAACCTGAAGGAGGAACACTGCACCACTCTGTTTTCCAATTTAACCACAAATTATACAAACACATACTACTTCAGAATTATGAACTGGCCCTACAGAGCAACAGCTGTTTGTGATCCTcttaaaataacaattaaag ATTCTCCTTGGAGGCCCAATATTACAATCCAAGGTGATCTGAAGGAGAAGGAGTCTGTCACTATaacctgctcagctctcactccCTGTCCACACTCCCCTCCTCAACTCACCTGGAATCTCCAACAAGACTCTCACAACAAaatagagaaaaacacagatggaaGCTTTACAACTAAAATCCAGCAGAACATCACTCTGTCAGACACACATGATGGAAAGAAGATCAGCTGCTCTGCCAGATATCCTGTGAACCAAGGAAACGACACcaagacagcagagacagaagagACTCTCAGTGTTTCAT atgCTCCTAAAGACACCTCAGCATCCATCAGTCCATCAGGTTTGGTGTCAGCAGGCAGCTGGGTGAACCTGACCTGCTTCAGCAGAGCCAAACCTCCAGTCAGCAACTTCACCTGGTTTAAGAAGAGCAGAGATGGAGCTGTGAAAGCATCTGAAGGAGAGATTTACAGCTTCAATGTAACAGATGGAGGAGTTTATTACTGTGTGGCCACTAATGATCTGGGTAAtcagacatcagcagtgatTCGTGTGACTGTTGCAG GTCTCATTTCATCTGGAGTCACACTGTGGCCACTTATTGGTGGAATCATTTGGATTGTTGACCTCTTACTTCTGTAA
- the LOC113028799 gene encoding sialic acid-binding Ig-like lectin 7 translates to MTGIMLLSLLFIPNSLAACPDSTNLFITAPTEMEALSGSCLQIPCNFSDAGPVKFDSTSPVFGVWIKNNSDIFAHPENVIFNNSGTVNIYPMNITGNLKEKSCTTLFSNLTTNYTNTYYFRIMNWPFRATASCDPLKITIKDSPWRPNITIRGDLKEKESVTITCSALTPCPHSPPQLTWNLQQDSHNEIEENTDGSFTTKIQQNITLSDTHDGKKINCSARYPVNQGNDTKTAETEETLSVSYAPKNTSASISPSGLVSAGSWVKLTCSSRAKPPVSNFTWFKKSRDGAVKVFEGEIYSFNVTDGGVYYCVATNDLGNQTSAEINVTVGGHVSSQCPRIGGIIGIIVLLIVLCLIVFAWWLKSKHQTQQQTQIQITERQVDEEPASKTEGEEENIHYGEINFSTLGYEVPSDSVRDRGEQQDTVYAQVKVNKPENSSTQSALGQEELFPEEKLRTIVE, encoded by the exons ATGACAGGCATCATGTTACTGAGTCTCCTCTTTATTCCAA ACTCTTTGGCTGCTTGTCCTGATTCTACAAACCTGTTCATCACTGCACCAACAGAGATGGAAGCTCTGAGTGGATCTTGTTTACAAATCCCATGTAACTTTAGTGATGCTGGACCAGTAAAGTTTGACAGCACAAGTCCTGTGTTTGGAGTgtggattaaaaataattctgataTTTTTGCACATCcagaaaatgtgattttcaACAACAGTGGGACAGTTAACATCTATCCAATGAATATTACAGGAAACCTGAAGGAGAAAAGCTGCACCACTCTGTTTTCCAATTTAACCACAAATTATACAAACACATACTACTTCAGAATTATGAACTGGCCGTTCCGAGCAACAGCTTCTTGTGATCCTcttaaaataacaattaaag ATTCTCCTTGGAGGCCCAATATTACAATCCGAGGTGATCTGAAGGAGAAGGAGTCTGTCACTATAACCTGCTCAGCTCTTACTCCCTGTCCACACTCCCCTCCTCAACTCACCTGGAATCTCCAACAAGACTCTCACAACGAAATAGAGGAAAATACAGATGGAAGCTTTACAACTAAAATCCAGCAGAACATCACTCTGTCAGACACACATGATGGAAAGAAGATCAACTGCTCTGCCAGATATCCTGTGAACCAAGGAAACGACACcaagacagcagagacagaagagACTCTCAGTGTTTCAT ATGCTCCTAAAAACACCTCAGCATCCATCAGTCCATCAGGTTTGGTGTCAGCAGGCAGCTGGGTGAAGCTGACCTGCTCCAGCAGAGCCAAACCTCCAGTCAGCAACTTCACCTGGTTCAAGAAGAGCAGAGATGGAGCTGTGAAAGTATTTGAAGGAGAGATTTACAGCTTCAATGTAACAGATGGAGGAGTTTATTACTGTGTGGCCACTAATGATCTGGGTAATCAGACATCAGCAGAGATTAACGTGACTGTTGGAG GTCATGTTTCATCCCAGTGTCCACGTATAGGAGGAATCATTGGAATCATTGTACTCTTAATCGTACTCTGTTTGATTGTCTTTGCTTG GTGGTTGAAGTCAAAGCATCAAACTCAACAACAGACTCAG ATTCAAATAACTGAACGTCAGGTTGATGAAGAGCCAGCAAGTAAaacagaaggagaggaagaaaacatCCATTATGGAGAGATCAATTTCTCTACGCTGGGATACGAAGTGCCCTCTGACTCAGTGCGGGACAGAGGTGAGCAGCAGGATACGGTGTACGCACAGGTGAAAGTCAACAAGCCAGAAAACAGCTCAACACAGAGTGCTCTTGGCCAAGAGGAACTTTTTCCTGAAGAAAAATTGAGAACTATAGTGGAATAA
- the LOC113028800 gene encoding sialoadhesin-like isoform X2 — MSFVTVQSVNIMTDIMLLSLLFIPNSLAACPDSTNLFIIAPTEMEALSGSCLQIPCNFNDAGPVKFDSTQPVFAVWIKSHFKLYPENVIFNSSGTVNIYPMNITGNLKEKSCTTLFSNLTTTYSNTYYFRIMNWPFRSTAFCEPVQITIKDSPWRPDIAIPGDLKEKESVTITCSALTPCPHSPPQLTWNLQQDSPNEIEENTDGSFTTKIQQTITLSDTHDGKKISCSARYPVNQGNDIKTAETEETLSVSYAPKNTSASISPSGLVSAGSWVNLTCSSRAKPPVSSFTWFKKSRDGAVKVSEGEIYSFNVTDGGVYYCVATNDLGNQTSSEIRVSVTDEQSGKLFGVCIVVKTVGIILLVSTLVLFECWFRSRQFNKPETETIYMNQAAS; from the exons ATGAGTTTTGTGACAGTTCAGTCTGTGAACATCATGACAGACATCATGTTACTGAGTCTCCTCTTTATTCCAA ACTCTTTGGCTGCTTGTCCTGATTCTACAAACCTGTTCATCATTGCACCAACAGAGATGGAAGCTCTGAGTGGATCTTGTTTACAAATCCCATGTAACTTTAATGATGCTGGACCAGTAAAGTTTGACAGCACACAACCTGTCTTTGCAGTGTGgattaaaagtcattttaaacttTATCCAGAAAACGTGATCTTCAACAGCAGTGGGACAGTTAACATCTATCCAATGAATATTACAGGAAACCTGAAGGAGAAAAGCTGCACCACTCTGTTTTCCAACTTAACCACAACTTATTCAAACACATATTACTTCAGAATTATGAACTGGCCATTCAGATCAACAGCTTTTTGTGAACCTGTTCAAATAACAATTAAAG ATTCTCCTTGGAGGCCCGATATTGCAATCCCAGGTGATCTGAAGGAGAAGGAGTCTGTCACTATaacctgctcagctctcactccCTGTCCACACTCCCCTCCTCAACTCACCTGGAATCTCCAACAAGACTCTCCTAACGAAATagaggaaaacacagatggAAGCTTTACAACTAAAATCCAGCAAACAATCACTCTGTCAGACACACATGATGGAAAGAAGATCAGCTGCTCTGCCAGATATCCTGTGAACCAAGGAAATGACATcaagacagcagagacagaagagACTCTCAGTGTTTCAT atGCTCCTAAAAACACCTCCGCATCCATCAGTCCATCAGGTTTGGTGTCAGCAGGCAGCTGGGTGAACCTGACCTGCTCCAGCAGAGCCAAACCTCCAGTCAGCAGCTTCACCTGGTTCAAGAAGAGCAGAGATGGAGCTGTGAAAGTATCTGAAGGAGAGATTTACAGCTTCAATGTAACAGATGGAGGAGTTTATTACTGTGTGGCCACTAATGATCTGGGTAATCAGACATCATCAGAGATTCGTGTGTCTGTTACAG ATGAACAGTCAGGAAAACTGTTCGGTGTCTGCATTGTAGTGAAGACTGTGGGAATCATACTGCTTGTGAGCACACTGGTCTTATTTGAGTG ctggTTTAGATCAAGACAGTTCAACAAACCAGAGACAGAAACCATCTACATGAATCAAGCTGCATCATAG
- the LOC113028800 gene encoding sialoadhesin-like isoform X1 yields the protein MSFVTVQSVNIMTDIMLLSLLFIPNSLAACPDSTNLFIIAPTEMEALSGSCLQIPCNFNDAGPVKFDSTQPVFAVWIKSHFKLYPENVIFNSSGTVNIYPMNITGNLKEKSCTTLFSNLTTTYSNTYYFRIMNWPFRSTAFCEPVQITIKDSPWRPDIAIPGDLKEKESVTITCSALTPCPHSPPQLTWNLQQDSPNEIEENTDGSFTTKIQQTITLSDTHDGKKISCSARYPVNQGNDIKTAETEETLSVSCKTIKGFFLKSCQLIIIYEISFSFFFSDAPKNTSASISPSGLVSAGSWVNLTCSSRAKPPVSSFTWFKKSRDGAVKVSEGEIYSFNVTDGGVYYCVATNDLGNQTSSEIRVSVTDEQSGKLFGVCIVVKTVGIILLVSTLVLFECWFRSRQFNKPETETIYMNQAAS from the exons ATGAGTTTTGTGACAGTTCAGTCTGTGAACATCATGACAGACATCATGTTACTGAGTCTCCTCTTTATTCCAA ACTCTTTGGCTGCTTGTCCTGATTCTACAAACCTGTTCATCATTGCACCAACAGAGATGGAAGCTCTGAGTGGATCTTGTTTACAAATCCCATGTAACTTTAATGATGCTGGACCAGTAAAGTTTGACAGCACACAACCTGTCTTTGCAGTGTGgattaaaagtcattttaaacttTATCCAGAAAACGTGATCTTCAACAGCAGTGGGACAGTTAACATCTATCCAATGAATATTACAGGAAACCTGAAGGAGAAAAGCTGCACCACTCTGTTTTCCAACTTAACCACAACTTATTCAAACACATATTACTTCAGAATTATGAACTGGCCATTCAGATCAACAGCTTTTTGTGAACCTGTTCAAATAACAATTAAAG ATTCTCCTTGGAGGCCCGATATTGCAATCCCAGGTGATCTGAAGGAGAAGGAGTCTGTCACTATaacctgctcagctctcactccCTGTCCACACTCCCCTCCTCAACTCACCTGGAATCTCCAACAAGACTCTCCTAACGAAATagaggaaaacacagatggAAGCTTTACAACTAAAATCCAGCAAACAATCACTCTGTCAGACACACATGATGGAAAGAAGATCAGCTGCTCTGCCAGATATCCTGTGAACCAAGGAAATGACATcaagacagcagagacagaagagACTCTCAGTGTTTCATGTAAGACaatcaaaggtttttttttaaaatcctgccAACTAATCATAATTTATGAgatatcattttctttctttttctcagatGCTCCTAAAAACACCTCCGCATCCATCAGTCCATCAGGTTTGGTGTCAGCAGGCAGCTGGGTGAACCTGACCTGCTCCAGCAGAGCCAAACCTCCAGTCAGCAGCTTCACCTGGTTCAAGAAGAGCAGAGATGGAGCTGTGAAAGTATCTGAAGGAGAGATTTACAGCTTCAATGTAACAGATGGAGGAGTTTATTACTGTGTGGCCACTAATGATCTGGGTAATCAGACATCATCAGAGATTCGTGTGTCTGTTACAG ATGAACAGTCAGGAAAACTGTTCGGTGTCTGCATTGTAGTGAAGACTGTGGGAATCATACTGCTTGTGAGCACACTGGTCTTATTTGAGTG ctggTTTAGATCAAGACAGTTCAACAAACCAGAGACAGAAACCATCTACATGAATCAAGCTGCATCATAG